A window of the Longimicrobiales bacterium genome harbors these coding sequences:
- a CDS encoding ABC transporter permease yields MRSLMLLHMLFRRFRRHPLYSFACIGTLALAVATGTASMAVMKRAFLEPLPYPASDRLVSIYTETETWPLAPVSPHVMAELEEHGPIAGVVGIDPAGASYSTAESTEQIVSLLVTPDFFQTLGAPVLGRGWAEGATNVVVVSWPFWQEQLSGDPAAVGRSIIVDGTAHTVVGVLDRSFVAPYWPQAQVLRPADLPTMLATRPRGALDFTVIAVLDDGTTLDGLHAYLAAYSQRTAAAFPEAHSRQRWVATSLRDELVGSARPVLLGTAAAALLLLLIVCANIAGLSATLAVGARNQLAVQCALGATRWRLMREEVYRSALLAALGTGIGIWLAYSLVAALAAFQPEFLNRMGTVSLDAGTASIAFAIGVLAGIVSAVVPYSGVVAGRLDPLPGARGSSGGTELTLARSALVVAQVALALVLIVGAGLLVRTVRSLADTTLGFRTEGLYTLSTTMPVPRFAEEEAQLRFEQDALDELRRLPGVLDATASIGLPVVGGSRAGLTIVGRDGDDARGEVAYFSVAPGFMSLWGIAIREGRDFGSEDREGAIGAILINETASRTHWPDGDAVGARIWLGASGPEDGAEWMRVVGVVADVRQHGPAEAVLPTMYGSTRQFSWPNRSFTVRVAASAPPLTAETLRAAIHRADAGVPVGTIRRADEMVADATARHRLAMLALSFFGIVATVLSAFGLYAVVSLTSRLRRREYAIRLAVGAEPGNVRHMVIRQGMTLGALGVGAGVALAAAGTRALQGILLDISPLDITTFATAIAVVMSLAGAAAWGPARHAARTQPVEVLNSD; encoded by the coding sequence ATGAGATCGCTGATGCTGCTGCACATGCTATTCCGCCGGTTCCGGCGGCACCCGCTGTATTCGTTCGCGTGCATCGGCACGCTGGCACTGGCCGTGGCGACCGGCACAGCGAGCATGGCCGTCATGAAGCGCGCGTTCCTGGAGCCGTTGCCGTATCCCGCGAGCGACCGGCTCGTATCGATCTATACGGAAACGGAGACGTGGCCGCTCGCGCCCGTATCGCCGCACGTGATGGCGGAGCTGGAGGAACACGGCCCGATTGCGGGCGTGGTCGGCATCGATCCGGCCGGGGCCTCGTACTCGACCGCGGAGTCGACTGAGCAGATCGTTTCGCTGCTCGTGACGCCGGACTTCTTCCAGACACTGGGTGCGCCGGTGCTCGGACGCGGCTGGGCGGAGGGCGCGACGAATGTCGTGGTCGTGAGCTGGCCCTTCTGGCAGGAGCAGCTTTCCGGTGATCCTGCGGCTGTGGGACGCTCGATCATCGTCGATGGCACCGCGCACACGGTCGTGGGCGTGCTGGACCGGTCGTTCGTTGCGCCGTACTGGCCGCAGGCGCAGGTGCTCCGACCGGCAGACCTGCCGACCATGCTCGCCACGCGGCCGCGCGGCGCACTCGACTTCACGGTCATCGCCGTACTCGATGACGGTACGACGCTCGATGGACTGCACGCATACCTGGCAGCGTACTCGCAGCGCACGGCGGCGGCGTTCCCTGAAGCACACAGTCGCCAGCGATGGGTGGCGACGTCGCTGCGTGACGAGCTGGTCGGCAGTGCGCGCCCGGTGCTGCTCGGCACCGCTGCGGCCGCACTGCTGCTGCTGCTGATCGTATGCGCGAACATCGCCGGTCTGTCCGCAACGCTCGCGGTCGGTGCGCGCAACCAGCTCGCAGTGCAGTGCGCGCTGGGCGCGACGCGGTGGCGACTGATGCGTGAGGAGGTATATCGGAGCGCGCTGCTGGCGGCGCTTGGAACCGGTATCGGCATCTGGCTCGCGTACAGCCTCGTGGCCGCCCTCGCCGCGTTCCAGCCGGAGTTCCTGAACCGGATGGGAACGGTGTCACTCGATGCCGGAACCGCATCGATCGCATTCGCGATCGGCGTCCTGGCCGGCATCGTCTCCGCGGTGGTGCCGTACTCGGGGGTCGTCGCAGGGCGTCTGGACCCGCTGCCGGGCGCACGTGGATCGTCGGGCGGTACCGAGTTGACACTGGCGCGCTCTGCACTCGTCGTCGCGCAGGTCGCGCTCGCGCTCGTCCTTATCGTCGGCGCGGGACTGCTGGTCCGTACCGTTCGTTCGCTCGCCGACACCACTCTCGGCTTCCGCACGGAGGGGCTCTACACGTTGAGCACGACCATGCCGGTGCCGCGCTTTGCTGAGGAGGAAGCGCAGCTGCGTTTCGAACAGGACGCGCTCGACGAGCTGCGGCGTCTGCCCGGCGTACTCGACGCGACCGCATCGATCGGCCTGCCCGTGGTGGGCGGATCCCGCGCGGGTCTCACGATCGTCGGCCGCGATGGCGATGACGCGCGCGGCGAAGTCGCCTATTTCTCCGTTGCTCCCGGATTCATGTCTCTCTGGGGAATTGCGATCCGGGAGGGACGGGATTTCGGAAGCGAAGATCGGGAGGGCGCGATCGGTGCCATCCTGATCAACGAGACGGCCTCGCGGACGCACTGGCCAGACGGTGACGCAGTCGGTGCGCGCATCTGGCTCGGCGCGAGCGGTCCGGAGGATGGCGCGGAATGGATGCGTGTGGTCGGCGTCGTCGCAGACGTGCGGCAGCACGGGCCTGCGGAAGCAGTGCTGCCCACGATGTACGGCTCGACGCGGCAGTTCTCCTGGCCGAACCGATCATTCACGGTACGTGTCGCCGCCAGTGCGCCGCCGCTCACCGCTGAAACCCTGCGCGCCGCGATCCACCGTGCCGATGCCGGCGTGCCCGTTGGGACGATACGTCGCGCGGACGAGATGGTCGCAGATGCAACGGCGCGGCATCGACTCGCGATGCTCGCACTCTCCTTCTTCGGTATAGTTGCGACCGTGCTCAGCGCGTTCGGCCTCTATGCCGTCGTCAGCCTCACGTCGCGGCTGCGACGCCGGGAGTACGCGATCCGGCTTGCTGTCGGCGCCGAGCCGGGCAACGTCCGACACATGGTGATCCGGCAGGGCATGACGCTCGGCGCACTCGGCGTGGGGGCGGGCGTAGCGCTCGCGGCCGCGGGCACGCGCGCGCTCCAGGGCATTCTGCTCGACATATCCCCGCTCGATATCACGACGTTCGCGACGGCGATCGCCGTGGTGATGTCGCTGGCGGGCGCAGCTGCATGGGGACCCGCCCGGCACGCCGCCCGGACCCAGCCCGTGGAGGTATTGAACTCGGATTGA
- a CDS encoding type IV toxin-antitoxin system AbiEi family antitoxin domain-containing protein, with translation MIRRADDTDELIMSLAERQYGVVSRAQLLHAGIGSDQVAARVRRGRLRPLHRGVYLVGPLLVPRARFMSAALCCGESARVSHGSAAVLWQTGESAAGATMVDVTIPPHDRRRRPGVRIHRIELQPDEVTTLDAIPITSPVRTLYDLARTLAGRDLERVTAETLAQRVTDRADIERLVTRYRHRPAAGRLMAVMGMDPPPALTRSDAEEALLALIRKAQLPRPATNVRVQGCEVDLYWRAERLVVEMDGFSFHGWRRRFESDRRRDAVLAAAGLRVMRVTWRQLENEPEGILVRLTQALMRSP, from the coding sequence ATGATTCGCAGAGCAGACGACACCGACGAACTGATCATGTCATTGGCGGAACGACAGTACGGCGTCGTGTCGCGGGCGCAGCTTCTGCACGCCGGCATCGGATCAGATCAGGTGGCGGCCCGGGTTCGACGTGGCCGGCTGCGTCCGCTCCACCGCGGCGTTTACCTCGTGGGCCCCCTGCTGGTACCGCGTGCCCGTTTCATGAGTGCGGCACTCTGCTGCGGCGAGTCGGCCCGGGTGAGCCATGGAAGTGCGGCCGTGCTCTGGCAGACCGGGGAGTCGGCAGCCGGTGCGACCATGGTGGACGTGACCATTCCGCCCCACGATCGCCGCCGGCGCCCGGGCGTGCGCATCCATCGCATCGAGCTGCAGCCCGACGAGGTGACGACTCTGGACGCCATCCCGATAACCTCCCCTGTGCGCACACTTTACGACCTGGCTCGCACGCTGGCAGGCCGGGACCTCGAGCGCGTCACGGCGGAAACGCTCGCACAACGTGTGACCGACCGCGCGGACATCGAGAGGCTGGTAACCCGATACCGGCACCGTCCGGCGGCCGGCCGGCTGATGGCCGTCATGGGAATGGATCCGCCCCCGGCACTGACTCGGTCGGACGCCGAGGAGGCACTGCTTGCGCTGATCCGGAAGGCACAGCTGCCACGGCCGGCGACGAATGTGCGCGTCCAGGGCTGCGAGGTGGATCTGTACTGGCGTGCGGAGCGGCTCGTGGTGGAGATGGATGGCTTCTCGTTCCACGGCTGGCGCCGCCGCTTCGAGAGCGATCGCCGGCGCGACGCAGTGCTCGCCGCGGCGGGCCTTCGGGTGATGCGCGTGACATGGCGTCAGCTCGAGAACGAGCCAGAGGGGATTCTGGTTCGGCTGACGCAGGCGCTGATGCGCAGCCCGTAA
- a CDS encoding RNA polymerase sigma factor gives MTHDSDVDRLAARAQAGDRRAFEALVHRLVRPALAAAWEFVPTREDAEDIVQDTFARTWRELAHYDAARPFAPWFFTILRNTARNASRRDRRWQMTSLNDELVDDATHETNEAPDALERMDMTDSIHAALDELSPMQRSCFRLTDIEGFASAEAAAMLGISDATVRVHAHRARKTLRARLAGERGMEQP, from the coding sequence ATGACGCACGACTCCGATGTCGATCGACTTGCCGCCCGCGCACAGGCCGGCGACCGCCGGGCGTTCGAGGCACTCGTCCACCGCCTCGTCCGGCCGGCGCTCGCCGCGGCGTGGGAGTTCGTGCCGACGCGTGAGGATGCGGAGGACATCGTGCAGGACACGTTTGCACGGACATGGCGCGAGCTCGCCCACTACGATGCAGCGCGGCCGTTTGCGCCGTGGTTCTTCACGATCCTGCGCAACACCGCGCGCAACGCGAGCCGACGGGATCGGCGGTGGCAGATGACGTCGCTCAACGACGAGCTGGTCGACGACGCGACGCATGAGACGAACGAAGCGCCGGACGCACTCGAGCGGATGGATATGACGGACAGCATTCACGCCGCACTCGACGAGCTGTCGCCGATGCAGCGCTCATGCTTCCGTTTGACGGACATCGAAGGATTCGCGAGCGCCGAAGCTGCCGCCATGCTCGGCATCAGTGACGCGACGGTTCGCGTGCACGCACACCGCGCGCGAAAGACACTGCGCGCGCGCCTCGCAGGAGAACGGGGAATGGAGCAGCCATGA
- a CDS encoding MmcQ/YjbR family DNA-binding protein: MMTHNRQLDTPEGHLLLAALRTATAKLPEVTEVVDGFGHTTFKVRNKSFLIAGMGAEGGDVSIKSDPTSQSHLIRRGPWYRTPYIGQHGWVSIADPLRQDWAEIEELIVDGYRMAAPKRLLKQL, translated from the coding sequence ATGATGACTCACAACCGACAGCTCGATACGCCCGAAGGCCACCTCCTGCTCGCGGCTCTGCGCACCGCGACCGCGAAGCTCCCCGAGGTCACGGAAGTCGTCGACGGCTTCGGCCACACGACGTTCAAGGTCCGCAACAAATCGTTCCTCATCGCGGGTATGGGCGCGGAGGGCGGTGACGTCTCGATCAAGTCGGATCCGACGAGCCAGTCCCACCTGATCCGCCGCGGGCCGTGGTACCGCACACCGTACATCGGCCAGCATGGCTGGGTCTCGATCGCGGACCCGCTCCGCCAGGACTGGGCGGAGATCGAAGAACTGATCGTGGACGGCTATCGCATGGCCGCGCCGAAGCGGTTGCTGAAGCAGCTTTGA
- a CDS encoding TIGR02588 family protein, with translation MARSKPKSNASSHAPPIEWAAAIISTVLVVAMLAYTLYQGVSNGSRPPLIAVQADSVIETPGGYLVMFSATNSGDETAAAVQISGELMRDTVAVEKSAATIDYVPSQAVRKGGIMFSNDPRTYRLELRATGFSRP, from the coding sequence ATGGCGAGATCGAAGCCGAAGAGCAACGCGTCGTCGCACGCGCCGCCGATCGAGTGGGCGGCAGCCATCATCAGCACCGTGCTCGTCGTCGCGATGCTCGCGTACACGTTGTACCAGGGCGTCAGCAATGGCAGCCGGCCCCCACTCATTGCCGTGCAGGCCGACAGTGTGATCGAGACGCCAGGTGGCTACCTCGTCATGTTCAGTGCGACAAACTCCGGCGACGAAACCGCCGCCGCGGTGCAGATATCGGGAGAGCTGATGCGCGACACCGTCGCCGTCGAGAAGAGTGCCGCAACGATCGACTACGTGCCGTCGCAGGCTGTCCGCAAAGGAGGGATCATGTTCTCGAACGACCCGCGTACGTACCGACTGGAGCTGCGCGCGACCGGATTCAGTCGGCCGTGA